A region from the Variovorax paradoxus genome encodes:
- a CDS encoding 3-oxoacid CoA-transferase subunit B has product MIMSTTYTRRTKDQLAARVAQDIFDGAVVNLGIGQPTLVANHLPKGREVILQSENGILGMGPAPEAGEEDYDLINAGKQPVTLLPGGSYFHHGDSFAMMRGGHLDICVLGAFQVSANGDLANWHTGEKDAIPAVGGAMDLAIGAKQTWVMMDLLTKQGASKLVQECSYPLTGIACVKRVYSDLATLECTPEGLKLVDLVEGLSREELEKLVGLPIAA; this is encoded by the coding sequence ATGATCATGAGCACTACCTACACCCGCCGCACCAAGGACCAACTCGCCGCCCGCGTGGCGCAAGACATCTTCGACGGCGCCGTCGTCAACCTCGGCATCGGCCAGCCCACGCTGGTGGCCAACCACCTGCCCAAGGGCCGCGAGGTCATCCTGCAGAGCGAGAACGGCATCCTCGGCATGGGCCCCGCGCCCGAGGCCGGCGAGGAAGACTACGACCTCATCAACGCCGGCAAGCAGCCCGTCACGCTGCTGCCGGGCGGCTCGTACTTCCATCATGGCGACAGCTTCGCGATGATGCGCGGCGGCCATCTCGACATCTGCGTGCTCGGCGCGTTCCAGGTGTCGGCCAACGGCGATCTCGCCAACTGGCACACCGGCGAGAAAGACGCCATCCCCGCGGTCGGCGGCGCGATGGACCTGGCCATCGGCGCGAAGCAGACCTGGGTCATGATGGATCTGCTGACCAAGCAGGGCGCGAGCAAGCTGGTGCAGGAATGCAGCTATCCACTGACCGGCATCGCCTGCGTCAAGCGCGTGTACTCCGACCTCGCCACGCTCGAATGCACGCCAGAGGGGCTGAAGCTCGTCGACCTGGTCGAGGGCCTGAGCCGCGAAGAGCTCGAGAAGCTGGTCGGCCTGCCGATCGCCGCCTGA
- the cpaB gene encoding Flp pilus assembly protein CpaB → MINLTKIIAAILVLLALALGGYAWMLSRQPPPPVAVAPSATASGKAVQAHTFPVVVAAKPLPAGQAIPADALRIERLTINPVGAFQDTALLAGRVPVIDLGEGSPLLEGQLVSGLALRVTEGERAVAIKADEIMGVGNKVQPGDFVDVFLMLKSDGKDIDRSQARLLLSRKRVLAYGSASVDGLPSKMDKNGAAQQQAQRAEPARTVVLAVPVDDINRLTLAENSGRLLLALRNPTDMSEPDPKLFAELPTALQPPPPKAGEPRRPQLEGLDRAQAGVTTADFVTGGKPGTLRAPAIAVVRTPTARTGESRGGLKVEVIRGDRSETINY, encoded by the coding sequence ATGATCAATCTCACCAAAATCATCGCTGCCATCCTCGTGCTCCTTGCCCTCGCGCTCGGCGGCTATGCATGGATGCTCAGCCGCCAGCCCCCGCCACCGGTGGCGGTCGCCCCCTCCGCCACCGCTTCCGGCAAGGCTGTCCAGGCGCATACCTTCCCCGTGGTCGTGGCGGCCAAGCCGCTGCCCGCGGGCCAGGCGATTCCAGCCGACGCGCTTCGTATCGAACGCCTGACGATCAATCCCGTGGGGGCTTTCCAGGACACTGCGCTGCTCGCAGGGCGTGTGCCAGTGATCGACCTGGGCGAAGGCTCGCCGCTGCTCGAAGGCCAGCTCGTTTCCGGTCTGGCCCTGCGCGTCACCGAAGGCGAGCGTGCGGTCGCCATCAAGGCCGACGAGATCATGGGTGTGGGCAACAAGGTTCAACCCGGCGACTTTGTCGACGTGTTCCTGATGCTCAAGTCCGACGGCAAGGACATCGACCGCAGCCAGGCGCGCCTGCTCCTGTCGCGCAAGCGCGTGCTGGCCTACGGCAGCGCCTCGGTCGACGGCCTGCCTTCCAAGATGGACAAGAACGGCGCTGCACAGCAGCAGGCCCAGCGCGCCGAGCCGGCCCGTACCGTCGTGCTCGCGGTGCCGGTGGACGACATCAACCGGCTCACGCTTGCCGAGAACAGCGGCCGCTTGCTGCTGGCGCTGCGCAACCCCACCGACATGTCGGAACCCGATCCGAAGCTTTTTGCCGAGCTGCCCACCGCCCTGCAGCCGCCTCCGCCGAAGGCCGGCGAGCCGCGCCGCCCGCAGCTCGAAGGACTGGACCGCGCGCAGGCCGGCGTCACCACGGCAGATTTCGTGACCGGCGGCAAGCCGGGGACCTTGCGCGCCCCGGCCATCGCTGTCGTGCGGACTCCGACAGCTCGCACTGGTGAGTCTCGCGGTGGACTCAAGGTCGAAGTCATTCGCGGCGACCGCAGCGAAACCATCAATTACTGA
- a CDS encoding 3-oxoacid CoA-transferase subunit A — protein sequence MINKIARSVADALAGIPDGATVLIGGFGTAGIPGELLDGLVEQGAKDLTVVNNNAGNGDTGLAALLKAGRVRKIICSFPRQADSQVFDGLYRSGKIELELVPQGNLAERIRAAGAGIGAFFCPTGYGTQLAGNRETREIGGKQYVLEYPIHGDVALIKAERGDRWGNLVYRKAARNFGPVMAMAAKKTIATVHDIAELGTLDPEAVVTPGIFVHQVVRIERVATQAGGFKKAA from the coding sequence ATGATCAACAAGATCGCGCGCTCGGTCGCCGATGCCCTTGCAGGCATCCCTGACGGCGCCACGGTTCTCATCGGCGGTTTCGGCACCGCCGGCATTCCCGGCGAACTCCTCGACGGCCTCGTCGAGCAGGGCGCCAAGGACCTCACCGTCGTCAACAACAATGCCGGCAACGGCGACACCGGACTGGCCGCGCTGCTCAAGGCCGGCCGTGTGCGCAAGATCATCTGCAGCTTTCCGCGCCAGGCCGACAGCCAGGTGTTCGACGGGCTCTACCGCAGCGGCAAGATCGAACTCGAACTGGTGCCCCAGGGCAACCTGGCCGAGCGCATCCGCGCGGCGGGTGCCGGCATTGGCGCCTTCTTCTGCCCCACGGGCTACGGCACACAACTGGCGGGCAATCGCGAAACCCGCGAAATCGGCGGCAAGCAGTACGTGCTCGAGTACCCGATCCACGGCGACGTGGCGCTCATCAAGGCCGAGCGCGGCGACCGCTGGGGCAACCTGGTCTACCGCAAGGCCGCGCGCAACTTCGGCCCGGTGATGGCCATGGCTGCGAAGAAGACCATTGCCACCGTGCACGACATCGCCGAGCTCGGCACCCTCGACCCCGAGGCCGTCGTGACTCCGGGCATCTTCGTGCACCAGGTGGTGCGCATCGAACGCGTGGCCACCCAGGCCGGCGGTTTCAAGAAGGCAGCATGA
- a CDS encoding A24 family peptidase, translating to MTSTYLMWLLFIAVYDFRQRRVPNWLVLAGAFLAFVALALGTAPIEHSWTAALFGAGIGFGFLLLFYTLGVMGAGDVKFAGALGLWVGLSALLPVWLIASLLASLHAVLWLILQRWPVSSRLSLVLFGPSSSAHGNPQPSRIRFIPYAAYLALAAAVWMVWGRQSS from the coding sequence ATGACATCGACATATTTGATGTGGTTGCTCTTCATTGCCGTCTATGACTTCAGGCAACGCCGCGTCCCCAATTGGCTTGTGCTCGCAGGCGCCTTCTTGGCGTTCGTGGCACTGGCATTGGGGACAGCGCCAATTGAGCACAGCTGGACTGCCGCCCTGTTCGGCGCAGGAATTGGTTTCGGCTTCCTGCTGCTTTTCTACACTCTCGGAGTCATGGGAGCCGGCGACGTGAAGTTCGCCGGAGCGCTCGGACTGTGGGTAGGTCTTTCGGCACTGCTCCCCGTCTGGCTCATCGCCAGCCTCCTCGCCAGCCTGCATGCGGTGCTCTGGCTAATTCTTCAGCGCTGGCCCGTTTCCTCTCGGCTTTCGCTCGTACTTTTCGGCCCATCGTCGTCGGCACATGGCAACCCACAGCCGAGCCGGATTCGCTTTATTCCCTATGCGGCCTATCTCGCGCTGGCCGCCGCGGTGTGGATGGTTTGGGGCCGACAGAGTAGCTAA
- the soxR gene encoding redox-sensitive transcriptional activator SoxR, producing the protein MKSKPAEPPHDFLATLSVGEVAQRSGVPVSTLHFYESKGLIASHRAPSNHRRYARDVLRRVAFIRVAQRVGIALADIADALATLPTSAAPSRADWARLSVGWRAELDERMAQLKKLRDTLDDCIGCGCLSIDRCRLRNPADKLASEGSGARRLMIRRAED; encoded by the coding sequence ATGAAATCCAAGCCAGCAGAACCACCGCACGATTTTCTCGCCACGCTTTCGGTGGGCGAAGTCGCGCAACGCAGCGGGGTGCCGGTGTCCACCCTTCATTTCTACGAATCCAAGGGGCTCATCGCGAGCCACCGGGCGCCAAGCAACCACCGCCGCTATGCGCGCGACGTGCTCCGGCGCGTGGCGTTCATCCGCGTCGCGCAGCGGGTGGGCATTGCGCTGGCCGACATCGCCGATGCCCTTGCGACGCTTCCCACCTCGGCCGCGCCCAGCCGCGCGGACTGGGCGCGGCTTTCCGTCGGCTGGCGCGCAGAGCTGGACGAACGCATGGCCCAGCTCAAGAAGCTGCGCGACACGCTCGACGACTGCATCGGCTGCGGCTGCCTGTCCATCGACCGCTGCCGCCTGCGCAACCCGGCCGACAAGCTGGCGTCGGAAGGGTCCGGTGCCCGGCGCCTGATGATCAGGCGCGCGGAAGACTGA
- a CDS encoding Flp family type IVb pilin, protein MLRSITRFLRDEEGATAIEYGIIAGLISVVMITAITSTGGIGDSLTTIWASIKSSLATAATP, encoded by the coding sequence ATGCTTCGCTCTATTACTCGTTTTCTGCGCGATGAAGAAGGTGCTACTGCAATTGAATATGGAATTATTGCGGGGTTGATTTCGGTTGTGATGATTACCGCCATTACCAGCACAGGCGGAATTGGCGACAGCCTGACGACCATTTGGGCCAGCATCAAATCTTCCCTGGCAACCGCTGCCACCCCTTGA
- the pcaF gene encoding 3-oxoadipyl-CoA thiolase, producing MTNQAFICDAVRTPFGRYGGALSSVRADDLGAVPLRALMERNQNVDWQAVGDVLYGCANQAGEDNRNVARMSALLAGLPLELGGATINRLCGSGLDAVGTAARAIRAGEAGLMIAGGVESMSRAPFVMPKAESAFSRNNAVYDTTIGWRFVNKLMKAQYGVDSMPETAENVATDYKIEREAQDLMALNSQLRAVASQKSGFFDAEIVPVSVPQKKGDAVIVHKDEHPRETSLESLAKLKGVVRPDGTVTAGNASGVNDGACALLLADEASAAKHGLTPRARVVGMATAGVAPRVMGIGPAPATQKVLALTGLTIDQIDVIELNEAFAAQGLAVLRLLGLQDNDPRVNINGGAIALGHPLGASGARLATTAVNQLHKGGGRYALCTMCIGVGQGIAVILERV from the coding sequence ATGACCAACCAAGCCTTCATCTGCGACGCCGTTCGCACCCCCTTCGGCCGCTACGGCGGTGCGCTCAGCAGCGTGCGCGCCGACGACCTCGGCGCCGTGCCCTTGCGCGCGCTGATGGAACGCAACCAGAACGTCGACTGGCAGGCCGTGGGCGACGTGCTCTACGGCTGCGCCAACCAGGCCGGCGAAGACAACCGCAATGTCGCGCGCATGTCGGCGCTGCTCGCGGGCCTGCCGCTCGAACTGGGCGGCGCCACCATCAACCGCCTGTGCGGTTCGGGCCTCGATGCCGTGGGCACCGCGGCGCGCGCCATCCGCGCGGGCGAAGCCGGCCTGATGATCGCCGGCGGCGTCGAAAGCATGAGCCGCGCGCCCTTCGTCATGCCCAAGGCCGAGAGCGCCTTCAGCCGCAACAACGCGGTGTACGACACCACCATCGGCTGGCGCTTCGTCAACAAGCTCATGAAGGCGCAGTACGGCGTCGACTCCATGCCCGAGACGGCGGAGAACGTAGCCACCGACTACAAGATCGAGCGCGAGGCGCAGGACCTGATGGCGCTCAACTCGCAGCTGCGCGCCGTGGCCTCACAGAAGTCCGGCTTCTTCGACGCCGAGATCGTGCCCGTGAGCGTGCCGCAGAAAAAGGGCGACGCGGTCATCGTCCACAAGGACGAGCATCCGCGCGAAACCAGCCTCGAATCGCTCGCCAAGCTCAAGGGCGTGGTGCGCCCCGACGGCACCGTGACGGCCGGCAACGCCAGCGGCGTGAACGACGGCGCCTGCGCGCTGCTCTTGGCCGACGAGGCCAGCGCCGCAAAGCACGGCCTCACGCCGCGCGCCCGCGTGGTCGGCATGGCCACCGCCGGCGTCGCGCCGCGCGTGATGGGCATCGGCCCCGCGCCCGCCACGCAGAAGGTGCTGGCGCTCACCGGCCTCACCATCGACCAGATCGACGTCATCGAGCTGAACGAAGCCTTCGCGGCGCAAGGCCTGGCCGTGCTGCGCCTGCTGGGCCTCCAGGACAACGACCCGCGCGTCAACATCAACGGCGGCGCCATTGCGCTCGGCCACCCGCTGGGTGCCAGCGGCGCCCGCCTGGCCACCACCGCGGTCAACCAGCTGCACAAGGGCGGCGGCCGCTACGCGCTGTGCACCATGTGCATCGGCGTGGGGCAGGGCATTGCCGTGATCCTGGAACGCGTCTGA
- a CDS encoding tetratricopeptide repeat protein, with protein MPKSPLPRARFSFSPIVRALLLATACGLALPALAAAEHDEVDRLMQAGKLDEAMSRADAFLKDKPKDPQMRFLKGVIQLDTGKRAEAIAAFTQLTQDAPELPEPYNNLAVIYASQNQFDKARGALESAIRTNPSYATAQENLGDVYARLASQAYSKALQLDQNNTAVQPKLAVIRTLFTPAPAGGKSAAMVAAAAPEATPRPAPAAKAAAPTPAPAPVAKAPAAAAPAPTPAPAPAPVVKAAAPAAAPAPAALPPSTVVAKAPEAAVPLAPAPAPAAAPSSASTAEVESAVRGWAAAWAGQDMDRYLAAYGSEFNPGGQSRKSWEEERRARIVGKSSISVNIENLVISVNGQAATAKFRQIYRADNLNISSRKTLELQRAGNQWHIRKESVGG; from the coding sequence ATGCCCAAGAGCCCCTTGCCGCGCGCACGCTTCAGCTTTTCTCCCATCGTGCGTGCCCTGCTCCTGGCCACTGCCTGTGGCCTGGCATTGCCCGCGCTCGCCGCCGCAGAGCACGATGAAGTCGATCGGCTCATGCAGGCCGGCAAGCTCGACGAGGCCATGAGCCGCGCCGATGCGTTCCTGAAGGACAAGCCGAAGGACCCGCAAATGCGCTTCCTGAAGGGCGTGATCCAGCTCGACACCGGCAAGCGCGCCGAGGCCATTGCCGCCTTCACCCAGCTCACGCAAGACGCGCCCGAACTGCCCGAGCCGTACAACAACCTCGCCGTCATCTACGCGAGCCAGAACCAGTTCGACAAGGCACGCGGCGCGCTCGAAAGCGCGATTCGCACCAACCCGAGCTATGCCACGGCGCAAGAGAACCTCGGCGACGTGTATGCGCGGCTGGCGAGCCAGGCCTACAGCAAGGCGCTGCAGCTCGACCAGAACAACACCGCGGTGCAGCCCAAGCTGGCCGTGATCCGCACCCTGTTCACGCCAGCGCCGGCTGGCGGCAAGTCGGCCGCGATGGTGGCGGCAGCTGCGCCCGAGGCAACGCCCCGTCCGGCGCCGGCCGCGAAGGCCGCGGCGCCCACGCCCGCCCCCGCGCCCGTTGCGAAGGCACCTGCCGCTGCAGCGCCTGCACCCACGCCTGCGCCGGCACCTGCACCCGTCGTCAAGGCAGCGGCCCCCGCGGCAGCGCCGGCGCCCGCAGCACTACCGCCGTCCACGGTGGTGGCCAAGGCGCCCGAGGCTGCGGTGCCATTGGCGCCTGCGCCGGCACCGGCCGCTGCGCCCTCCTCCGCCTCGACGGCCGAAGTCGAATCGGCCGTGCGCGGATGGGCTGCCGCATGGGCCGGCCAGGACATGGACCGCTACCTTGCCGCCTACGGCTCCGAGTTCAACCCCGGCGGACAAAGCCGCAAGAGCTGGGAAGAAGAGCGCCGCGCGCGCATCGTCGGCAAGTCGAGCATCAGCGTGAACATCGAGAACCTCGTGATCAGCGTCAACGGACAGGCCGCCACCGCCAAGTTCCGCCAGATCTACCGCGCCGACAACCTCAACATCTCGAGCCGCAAGACGCTGGAGCTGCAGCGCGCCGGCAACCAGTGGCACATTCGCAAGGAAAGCGTCGGCGGGTAG
- a CDS encoding IclR family transcriptional regulator domain-containing protein encodes MATHTPQTETPAPGDSYVQSFARGLQVIRSFSESAPRQTLSEVAAASGLTRAGARRILLTLQTLGYVVSDGKLFTLTPRILDLGFAYLSSMPIWNRAEPVMEALVQQVQESCSAAVLDATDIVYVMRVPTKKIMHISLGVGSRLPAYCTSLGRLLLADLDDEEVRARLEASSIEALTKHTVTDVDALMAKVAQARRQQWCLVNQELEEGLISVAAPIVNRQGRMVAALNISGQANRTSAKVMQETILPALVDAAKKVSLLL; translated from the coding sequence ATGGCAACCCACACCCCGCAAACAGAAACACCCGCCCCCGGCGACAGCTACGTGCAGTCGTTCGCGCGCGGGCTCCAGGTGATCCGCTCGTTCAGCGAAAGCGCGCCGCGCCAGACGCTCAGCGAAGTGGCGGCCGCCAGCGGGCTCACGCGCGCGGGCGCGCGGCGCATCCTGCTCACGCTGCAGACGCTGGGCTATGTGGTGAGCGACGGCAAGCTGTTCACGCTCACGCCGCGCATCCTCGACCTGGGCTTTGCGTATCTCTCCTCGATGCCGATCTGGAACCGCGCCGAGCCCGTGATGGAAGCGCTGGTGCAGCAGGTGCAGGAGTCCTGCTCGGCCGCGGTGCTCGACGCCACCGACATCGTCTACGTGATGCGCGTGCCGACCAAGAAGATCATGCACATCAGCCTGGGCGTGGGCTCGCGCCTGCCGGCCTACTGCACCTCGCTCGGCCGGCTGCTGCTGGCCGACCTGGACGACGAAGAGGTGCGCGCGCGGCTCGAGGCCTCGAGCATCGAGGCGCTGACGAAGCACACGGTGACCGACGTCGACGCCCTCATGGCCAAGGTGGCGCAGGCGCGCAGGCAGCAGTGGTGCCTGGTGAACCAGGAGCTCGAAGAAGGCCTGATCTCCGTGGCGGCCCCCATCGTCAACCGCCAGGGCCGCATGGTGGCCGCACTGAACATCAGCGGCCAGGCCAACCGCACCAGCGCCAAGGTGATGCAGGAGACGATCCTGCCGGCACTGGTGGATGCGGCAAAGAAAGTCTCGCTACTGCTGTAA
- a CDS encoding response regulator transcription factor — translation MSCPILAGGPGAGMRGGALIAGSSQSVSERMRRILATVAPGLELAVVSTQAEAHFLLAARAFRVMLVGMDGPDGDGAALIRHVRQTCPQIEAIAMSETDDAGLVGSAIAAGAVGYLLTEADDAELAFLLRSIERGGAPVDPRVARRILGLLAASAQQPTPTAVEPLPAMGKPARGKPLLSPRELKVLRLIAQGWSTRQIAEAVSLSVNTIEFHAKNIFRKLCVKSRTQAVHQATQQGLFN, via the coding sequence ATGTCCTGTCCGATATTGGCTGGCGGCCCTGGTGCCGGCATGCGTGGCGGCGCCCTCATCGCGGGAAGCAGCCAGAGCGTGTCCGAGCGCATGCGGCGCATCCTGGCCACCGTTGCGCCGGGCCTGGAGCTGGCGGTCGTGTCGACGCAGGCCGAGGCCCACTTCCTGCTGGCCGCGCGGGCCTTCAGGGTCATGCTCGTCGGCATGGATGGGCCGGATGGCGATGGCGCGGCCTTGATCCGCCACGTGCGCCAGACCTGTCCGCAGATCGAGGCCATCGCCATGTCGGAAACCGACGATGCCGGCCTGGTGGGCTCCGCCATTGCCGCGGGTGCGGTGGGCTACCTGCTGACCGAAGCCGACGATGCCGAGCTCGCGTTCCTGCTGCGCTCCATCGAACGCGGCGGCGCGCCGGTGGACCCGCGCGTGGCGCGCCGCATCCTTGGGCTGCTTGCCGCCTCCGCCCAGCAGCCGACGCCGACCGCCGTCGAGCCCTTGCCCGCCATGGGGAAACCGGCGCGGGGCAAGCCGCTGCTGTCGCCGCGCGAACTGAAAGTGCTGCGCCTCATTGCCCAGGGCTGGAGCACTCGGCAGATCGCCGAGGCCGTGTCTCTTTCCGTCAACACCATCGAATTTCACGCGAAGAACATCTTCCGCAAGCTCTGCGTCAAGTCGCGGACCCAGGCCGTTCACCAGGCGACGCAGCAGGGCCTCTTCAACTGA
- a CDS encoding Bug family tripartite tricarboxylate transporter substrate binding protein yields the protein MDRARRGLLLGLVAAAGLPARAQQADARPIRIVVPFAAGGGNDVFARQMAKGLGELRKQGVIVDNKPGAGGNLGAEQVVRSAPDGSTLLLGHTGTVSINPALYKGLKFDARKDLLPVAMFASSALVLVVPAASKIRTVAELVAEARARPGLLDYASSGSGTGGHLTGELFAQRTGTRINHIPYKGTNPGLTDLAGGQVQMMFSVVPPALALVKGGRLRAIAVTGARRLPSLPDVPTMAESGLRELAGFESTLTYGILAPRGTPDAFVKELSAQMLQVAGSAEFQSRLDVEGAVPLLGGPAEYAALIAKESALWAGIVKASGATVE from the coding sequence ATGGACCGCGCCCGACGCGGCCTGCTGCTGGGGCTGGTGGCGGCGGCAGGGCTGCCGGCGCGCGCGCAGCAAGCCGACGCCAGGCCGATCCGCATCGTCGTGCCCTTTGCGGCCGGCGGCGGCAACGACGTGTTCGCGCGCCAGATGGCCAAGGGCCTGGGCGAGTTGCGCAAGCAGGGCGTCATCGTCGACAACAAGCCCGGCGCGGGCGGCAACCTCGGCGCCGAGCAGGTGGTGCGCAGCGCGCCCGACGGCAGCACGCTGCTGCTGGGCCACACGGGCACCGTGTCGATCAACCCGGCGCTCTACAAGGGCCTGAAGTTCGATGCGCGCAAGGACCTGCTGCCCGTGGCCATGTTCGCTTCGTCCGCGCTGGTGCTGGTGGTGCCTGCCGCGTCGAAGATCCGCACCGTGGCCGAGCTCGTCGCCGAGGCCAGGGCCCGCCCGGGCCTGCTCGACTACGCTTCCAGCGGCAGTGGCACCGGCGGCCACCTGACCGGCGAGCTCTTCGCGCAGCGCACCGGCACGCGGATCAATCACATTCCCTACAAGGGCACCAACCCCGGCCTCACCGACCTGGCGGGCGGGCAGGTGCAGATGATGTTCAGCGTTGTTCCGCCCGCGCTCGCGCTGGTCAAGGGCGGCCGGCTGCGCGCCATTGCGGTCACGGGCGCCAGGCGCCTGCCTTCGCTGCCCGACGTGCCCACCATGGCCGAGTCGGGCCTGCGCGAACTCGCGGGTTTCGAGAGCACGCTGACCTACGGCATCCTCGCGCCGCGCGGCACGCCGGATGCCTTTGTGAAGGAGCTTTCGGCGCAGATGCTCCAGGTGGCAGGCAGCGCTGAATTCCAGTCGCGCCTCGACGTGGAAGGCGCCGTGCCGCTGCTCGGCGGCCCTGCCGAATACGCCGCCCTCATCGCGAAGGAAAGCGCCCTGTGGGCCGGCATCGTCAAGGCCTCCGGCGCCACCGTCGAGTGA
- a CDS encoding Bug family tripartite tricarboxylate transporter substrate binding protein, whose product MKITKRRLLEGGAAAVAASLFAPGSWAQRAGAAAAGSDSAWPTKPVRILVGFPAGASPDLAARAIAEPLSKILRQPVTVENKPGASGNLVADQVAKATDDHTIGALINGNLTIARLLNPKLSFDPEKDFAPVGMIGTAPLVLVVSGNAAGKTAADLLLWTRNLGSAGKYGTPGVGTVGHLGMELLKSRAAITAQHKPYTGNPQVIAGLLAGEIQLALLPPGLAMPHVKSGKLKAIGVTSPERSPLVNELPTIREADVRGADLEIWTALAAPAGMKPAAIARLNAALVEVTSSPEVSQALLKTGWQAQPGTPDALAKRMRADTARLGGVIIMKGIHSES is encoded by the coding sequence TTGAAGATCACCAAACGCCGCTTGCTCGAAGGCGGCGCGGCAGCGGTTGCCGCATCGCTTTTTGCACCCGGTTCGTGGGCCCAGCGCGCCGGCGCGGCCGCTGCCGGCAGCGACTCCGCCTGGCCGACCAAGCCGGTTCGCATCCTCGTGGGATTTCCCGCCGGCGCATCGCCCGATCTCGCGGCGCGTGCCATTGCCGAGCCGCTGTCGAAGATCCTGCGCCAGCCGGTCACGGTCGAGAACAAGCCCGGCGCCAGCGGCAACCTGGTGGCCGACCAGGTGGCCAAGGCGACCGACGACCACACCATCGGCGCGCTGATCAACGGCAATCTCACCATTGCCAGGCTGCTCAATCCCAAGCTGAGCTTCGACCCCGAAAAAGACTTTGCGCCAGTGGGCATGATCGGCACCGCGCCGCTGGTGCTGGTGGTGTCGGGCAATGCCGCAGGCAAGACCGCGGCCGACCTGCTGCTGTGGACGCGCAATCTCGGCAGCGCCGGCAAGTACGGCACGCCGGGCGTGGGCACCGTGGGCCACCTGGGCATGGAACTGCTCAAGAGCCGAGCAGCCATCACCGCGCAGCACAAGCCCTACACCGGCAATCCGCAGGTCATTGCGGGCCTGCTGGCGGGCGAGATCCAGCTGGCGCTGCTGCCGCCCGGCCTGGCCATGCCGCATGTGAAGTCGGGCAAGCTCAAGGCCATTGGCGTGACCTCGCCCGAGCGCAGCCCGCTGGTCAACGAACTGCCCACGATCCGCGAAGCCGACGTGCGCGGCGCCGACCTCGAGATCTGGACCGCGCTGGCCGCGCCCGCGGGCATGAAGCCGGCCGCCATCGCGAGGCTCAATGCCGCGCTGGTCGAGGTGACCAGCTCGCCCGAAGTGAGCCAGGCGCTGCTGAAGACCGGCTGGCAGGCGCAGCCCGGCACGCCCGACGCGCTGGCCAAGCGCATGCGCGCCGACACCGCCCGCCTGGGCGGCGTGATCATCATGAAGGGCATCCATTCCGAGAGTTAG